In Sphingomonas profundi, the sequence CCAAGATCTTCTACGGCGCCAAGCCGCTGGTGCCGTTCGAGGCGGTGACGGCCAATGCGGACAAGGCGCCCCCGGTCGATTTGGGTAGGTAACGCCATGCCGCGCGTCATCGCGCGTGCGCTGGCGCTGCTCGCGCTGCTGCTCGCGGCGCCGGCGTGGGCGCAGACCTTCCCGGCGTTCACCGGCTTCGTCGTGGATGCGGCCAACGTGCTGCCGCCGGCGGACGAGGCGGCGCTGACCGCGAAGCTGAACGCCTTGCAGAACCGCACCGGGCGGCAGCTGGTCGTCGCGACCGTTCCCAGCCTGCAGGATTATCCGATCGAGGATTATGGCAACCGCCTGATCCGCAGCTGGGGCGTCGGCCTGAAGGACGTCAACAACGGCGCGATCCTGATCGTCGCCCCCAATGAGCGCAAGGTGCGGGTGGAGGTGGGCTACGGCCTCACGCCGGTGCTCACCGACGTCTTCTCCGGCATCATCATCCGCCAGCGCATTTTGCCCGCCTTCAAGGCCGGCGACCTGCCCGGCGGCATCATGGCCGGCACCGACGCGCTGATCGAGCAGCTGAGCCTGCCGGACACGGAGGCCAAGGCGCGGCTGGACGCGGCCGTGGCGCAGTTCGATCGCGAGAAGCAGGGTGGCGGCGGCTTCCCGCTCGGCCTGGCTTTCTGGGGCATCGTCGCGGCCTTCGTGATCCTCGCCATGCTTCGCCGGGGCGGCGGCGGCGGCGATGGCGGCGGGGGCCAGCGGTTTCGCGGGGGCCGTGGCCTGGGCGGCGCGCCGATCATCCTGTGGGGGCCCGGCTTCGGCGGCGGTGGCGGTGGCGGCTGGGGCGGATCCTCGGGCGGTGGCGGTGGCGGCGGCTGGATGGGCGGCGGCTTCGATGGCGGCGGCGGTTCCGGCGGCGGCGGCGGCGCTTCGGGGAGTTGGTGATGCGGCTCACCCCTGCCGACCACGCGAAGGTGACGGCCGCCGTCACCGCCGCCGAGCTGACGACGGACGGCGAGATCGTGACGATCGTCGCCAACCGATCGGACAGCTATCACGACGTGGCGCTGCACTGGGCGCTGCTCGCGATGTTCCTGATGCTGGCGGTGATCGCCACCGTGCCCGATTTCTTCCTCGGCCTGCTCGATCGCGCTGATGGCTGGAGCCACGATTACAGCAAGGGCGCCCTGCTGGGCCTGCTGCTGATGCTGCTGGCGGCGATGTTCCTGCTGTGGCGCGTCGTGCTGAGCTGGACGCCGCTGCGCATGGCGCTGACGCCGCGTGCCACCAAGGCGCGGCGGGTGCGGCGCCGGGCGATCGCCTTCTTCGCCGTGGGCACGGAGCGGCGGACGGAGGAGCGCATCGGCGTGCTGCTCTATTTGTCGCTGGCCGAGCACCAGGCGGAGATCGTCGCCGATCGCGCGATCCACGCGCTCGTCACGCCGGAAACATGGGGCGAGGCGATGGCCGCGCTGATCGAGGCGGTGCGCGATGGCCGCGCGGGCGACGGCATGGCGGCGGCGGTGGAGCGGATCGGCGCGGTGCTGGCGCAGCATTTCCCCAAGACCCCCACGGATCGCAACGAGCTACCGGACAGGCTGATCGAACTATGAGCGACCACGATCACGACGCACCTGAGGAGACGATGTGGCAGGGCCGCTTCATCGCCGCCCGCCGCAAGGGCAGATGGGAATATGTCGGCCGCACGCGCGGGATAGAGGCGGCGGTGATCGTGGCGGTGGACAATGACCACATCCTGCTGGTGGAGCAGTATCGCGTGCCGCTCGGCCGCCGCTGCTTGGAACTGCCGGCCGGGCTGGTGGGCGACGAGGATGCCGGCGAGGCGCTGGAGAGCGCGGCCGCGCGCGAGCTTGAGGAGGAGACCGGCTACCGCCCGGCCGCGGTACGCGCCGCCGGCAAGTTCGCCTCGTCCCCCGGCATGGTCTCGGAGAGCTTCACCCTAGTCGTCGCTTCCGGGCTGACGAAGGTGGGGGATGGCGGCGGCGTAGCCGGCGAGGACATTCTCGTCCACCGCGTGCCGCTGGCGGAGATCGCCGGGTTCATCGAGGCGAAGCGCGCCGAAGGGCTGGCGATGGACGTTAAGCTGCTGCTGCTGCTGGGATCGTCGCTGCTGGGCTGATCGGCGCCGGGCGCGGGCGTGGATCCTGAAACGCGTTCAGAATGACGTACTACCTGTTCGAGTCGCCGACCCGCCAACGCCTACAGGATCATGCGCGCAGGGCGAACCGCCCCGCCGCCCGGCTTATCTGAAATTCTCCGCATAGGTGCGCACGCGGAACGCCTTGGCCGCCGCCGGCACCACCCGCACGTCCAGCCCCTGCTGCGCCGCATAGGCCTGCCCCGCCTCCAGGCTGGGGAAGCGCAGGCGCACCTGCCCGCGCGTGTCGCCGGAGCCAGCCCAGCCGGTCAGCGGATCGGCGCGCTTGGCCTCGGCCGGCTCGAACTCCAACTCCCACTGGCCGGCGCGGGCGCGGCCGGACTGCATGCTGTTCTTGGCAACCTGGTAGAGGCGGGCCGCCGGCATCGATCAATCTTCCGGCGCGATGGTGACGCGCAGGCCGTCCAGCGCGTCGCCGAACGGCAGCTGGCAGGAGAGGCGCGACTCCTCGGTGCGATGATCGGAACTGTCGAGCAGGTCGTTCTCGTCCTCGCTCATCGCCGGCAGCTTGTCGGCCCACGCCTGGTCGACATGCACGTGGCAGGTGGCGCACGAGCAGCAGCCGCCGCACAGCGCCAGCAGTTCGTCGATGCCCGCGTCGCGGATCACCTCCATCACCGACAGGCCGGTCTCGCCCTCGATGGTCGATTCCTCGCCCTCGCGCGTGACGACGATCAGCTTGGGCATTATGGCTCCTTCCAGCGCTGCGGAACTTCGCTTTTCGCGGCCGGCTATGTCTGTGTGCAACCACGAAATCAAGGGGGAGCGGCGTCGCCGCTTGCGGATGCGATGGGGCTGACGAGCGCGCGGCTGGCGGAGTCGCTGGCGGAACTGGCGCGGCGCGAGCCGGCGTTCGCGCGCGGGCTGGCGCGGGTGGGCCACCCCGCCCCGCGCATCCGCCCGCGCGGCTACGCCACCCTGCTGCGCACGATCCTGGGCCAGCAGGTGAGCGTCGCTTCCGCCGATGCGGTGTGGCGGCGGCTGGAGGCGGCGATCGGCGATGCCGGCGATCCGGCGGCGCTGGCCGCCGTGCCCGACGAGGTGCTGCGCGCCGCCGGCTTCTCGCGCCAGAAGAGCGGCTATGCCCGCAGCCTGGCCGAAGCGGTGACTGGCGGCACCCTGCGCCTGGAAGCGCTGCCGGAGGACGATGCGGAAGCGATCGCGGCGCTGGTGCGGATCAAGGGCATCGGCCGCTGGTCCGCCGAGATCTACCTGCTGTTCGCGGAAGGCAGGGCGGACATCTGGCCGGCCGGCGATCTCGCCGTGCAGATCGAGGTCGGCCGGCTGCTGGGCCTGCCCGATCGCCCCGACGAAGCGGCGACTCGCCGGCTGGCCGAGGCGTGGCGGCCGCACCGCGGCGCTGCCGCAATCTTCGCCTGGCATCATTATGGCGCCGCGCCGGACCGGCCCGCAAAGGCGCTGCCGCTGTGATGCGGCCGGCATGATCTGCCGCGCGAAGCTTATGTCATCGCCACGCGATTAACAGTAATAAAAGGGCTTCGCGTTAGCACCGCGCAATCGATGAAACGGCGCGGCACGATGAACCCGGAACGGGACAAGGAACTGATCCGGCCCGATCGGTCGGCCTCCGATCGCCTCGTCGGGCTCGGTGGCGAGTTCCGCTCGCAGCAGCAGGAGCAGGCCTTTCGCTGGGATCGACTCGGCGAGACGATGGTTCACGGCCGCTGGCTGCTGATCGCATCGGCCGTGCTCAACACCCTGTTCTTCGCCAGCGACTGGCGCTTCTACGGCATGAGCCAGTTCTGGATCGCCATACCCGCCCGCACGCTGGTGGTGGCGGCATCGCTGCTCTGCTGGCTCGCCGTGCGGCGTTGCCGCACGCCGGACGCGATGAACCGCGTCATGGCGGCGTGGATGGTCCTCACCACGGTGGGCGTCACCGCTCTGGTCAGCTCGCACAGCGAGCTCGCGCTGTTCGTGGTGCTGCTGCTGCCGATGATCTTCTACCTCGGCGTGCCGCTGCCGTTCCGCTGGACGGCGGCGGCCAGCGCCTGCGCCAGCGCGGCGCTGATGACCGGCTACGAGGCGCCGGCCGGCACCCACGGCGCCGGGCTCGGCCTGGCGCTCGCCCTGCTGACGCTGAACTGCTGCCTCGCGCTCGTCCTCGCCCAGTCGAACCGCTTTCGCCGGCTGGAATGGCACGCCACCCGCACCGCCCGCGCCATAGCGGACGAACTGGCCGTCAGCCGGGAGACGATGGAGAAGATGTTCGCCGCCGCGCCCGTGCCGATGGTGGTGACGGCGCGTGAGGATGGCCGCATCCTGCACGCCAACGATGCCTGCGCGATCATGTTCGGCATCGCGCCGGAGATGATCGGCACCCACTCGTTCCACGAACATTATGTCGATCCGGGCGAGCGCGAGCGGCTGATCGCGCGGCTGGAGAAGGACGGCCGCGTCATTGATTTCGAGATGCAGGCACGCTGCGCCGCGGGCGTGCAGCGGACGGTGCTGGTGAAGGCCGCGACGATCGATCTGCCGGCCGGGCGGGCGACGATCGCCGGCATCATCGACATATCGGACCGCAAGGCGGTGGAGCTGAGCCTGGAGTGGCTGGCCTCCACCGATCCGCTGACGAAACTGCCGAACCGGCTGAGCTTCTTCTCCACCGCGCGGGCGGAGATGATGCGGGCCATCCGCCTGCACCGGCCGCTGGCGCTGCTGATGATCGACCTCGATCACTTCAAGGTGATCAACGATACGTTCGGCCACCATGGCGGCGACATGGCGCTGAAGGCGTTCGGCGCGCTCTGCCTGGAGCGGCTGCGTGGTACCGACATCATCGGCCGTCTCGGCGGCGAGGAGTTCGGCATCCTGCTGCCGGATACGGACGTGACCGAGGCGCTGGCGATCGCGGAGAAGCTCTGCGCCGATCTGCGGGCGCTGCGCCTGCCGACGCCGAACGAGGCGCTGCAGCTTTCCGCCAGCATCGGCCTCACCCTCGTCCGGCGCGACGACAGGGATCTCGACATGGCGCTGGCCCGTGCCGATCGCGCGCTCTACGCCGCCAAGCGCGCCGGCCGCGCGCGGGTATTCTGCGAACCCGCCGACATCGAAGCCGTGCCATTGCGCGCGGCGAACTGATCCCTATTCCCTACTCGCGGCTGATCGTGCAGTATCCGTGCTGGAACGATCGGGGTTCCGGATAGTCGTTCGTCGGCGCTGTGCCGGCCGCGACATCGTCCGCCCCGACGAGACCTTGCCGGGGACGAAGCCGAGATGCGACGCCTGATGCAGAGTATCTATCCGCCGGTCAGCGAGAAGGATCAGGAGCAGGACCGATACATCGGCTGGTTCTTGACCACCTTCTCGCTCGTCCTCATGGTGTCGATGGCGGCCGCCTTCCTGTTCGCCTTCTCGGCCTTCCCGACCGGCTACAAGGGGTTCGAGGCACCCAATTTCGTCACCTTCATGGGGCTGAGCCTGCTCGTCGGCGCCGCCGGCTTCGCGGTGGGCGGCTTCATCGGCTTCCTGTTCGGCGTGCCGCGCATGCGCACCAGCGAGGGCGAGCATGACACGCGGCGCGCCGGCACCTCTCAGGTGGTGAGCAACACCAACCTTGAGCAACTGTCGGACTGGCTGACCAAGATCCTCGTCGGCGTCGGCCTGGTGCAGATCCACGAGGTCGATCCCCTGCTCTCCCGCTTCCGCGACCAGATCGATCACGCGCTGACCGCGCCGGACGGGCACCGCCTGGCCGGCGCGGGCTTCGCCGCCTGCATGATCCTGATCGGCTCCACCGTGGCGGGCTTCCTCGCCGCCTATCTGAAATCGAAGACCGATCTGATGCGCGCCTTCCGCGAGCCGATCGACATGGTGCAGTCGGCCCTCGGCGGCGTCGCGCAGAAGCTGATCGTCGATGCCGCGCGCACCGTGCTCGATCGCCCCTCGTCGGTGCCGGACAATTGCTCCAAGGATACGGCGGCCAAGCTCGTCCAGTTCGTGCCGCCCAATTCCGACGATCCCGAGCTCTACCAGCTCGTCGGCCTGGCGCATGCCGTGCTCAAGAACTTCAAGCCGGCGGCGGAGTCGCTGAAGATGGCGATCGACCTGCGCCAGAAGAAGGGCATGGACGCCGATCTGACCTTGAATGCGTTCGCCACGCGCGCGCTGGCGATCGCGGGCGATGTGGACGTGGCCAAGGCGATCAGCGCCACGACCCTGCCCGCCGGCGTCATCAGCAGCGACGAGGTGGAGAACGCCCTCGCCGCGATGTTCGCCCAGCTCTACTCGCGCGGCGGCTACGATGCAGCGATCGAGATCGGCACCCGCCTGACCAAGGACAGCGAGGCGCGCAAGAGCGGCCGGCTGATGCTCTATCTCGCCTGCGCGTGGGGGCAGCGCCACGCCGCGCTGGTCGCGCAGAAGACGATGCAGGCGGGCGACCGGGACGCGGCGCAGGCCCTGAGCGGCGAGATCGACCACGCGCGCGACCAGGCGCTCGCCGCCACGCGCGACGCCATCCAGCTCGATCGCGAGAAGAACGAGCCGGTGCTGCGGCAATTGTGGGACCCGGCCGCGCCCGGCAAGCCGCCGTCCGAGAATGATCTGGAGAGCCTGCACGGCGATCCCGCCTTCATGGCGCTGCTGCGCGCGGGGCCGATGCCGGCGCCGCCACCGCCACCACCACGAGCAACGCCCGCCACGGCGCCTCCGCCGGCCAGCGATCCCTCCACGGCGTAGCGCCCGATCCCGCACGCCTGCCGGTCGAGTTTGAGCTGGCGGTCGGCCACGATTTCCGTCCGTCGCCCCGGCGCGGGCTGGGGCTTGTGCCGGATCGACATTCAGCTTTCTTGCATGTCCGCTCACCCTGAGGAGGGGCTGAGCGGAGGCGAAGACCCGTCTCGAAGGACCGTCCATGTCCTTCGAGACGCCATTTCGACAGGCTCAATGGCTCCTCAGGATGAGCGTGTGCGTAGAACGCGAGTGAGATCGGCTTGATCCGCTCAATATCGATCTAGCTTGGTCTCTATTCGCGCAGGATAACCTTCTACGCGAGAACGCCGATCCCGGCTTGCGCTGGAATGACGACGATGGCTCGGCTCAGGCCCTGACGAGGAGGCCGAAGGTCACGGCCGCGTCGTGGTCGCTTCCTTGCCCTTCGGCGGCACCACCGTCGTGGCCTGCGCCGTCACCACGGCGGGCGGCGGGCCCTTGACGATCGCGGCGGACAGCTCCGTCGCCGGCGCACAATCGACCTTGCAGAGCGTCTTGATGCGCGCCAGGTTCGCACGCGCGCGCTCCACCGCGCCCTTCTGCACCATCGCCTCACCCTGCCCGGCCAGCGCGGCCGTGTCGTTCGGCTCCAGCGCCAGCGCCTCGCGGTAGAGGCGGATCGCCTTTCCCGGCAGCTCCTGCTGGCGGGCGACGCCGGCCAGCGCGATGAAGGCGGCGCGGTTGCGCGGATCGACGGCGAGCGCCGTTTCCAGCAGATCGTTGGCGCCGACCAGATTGCCCGCGCGGCGCGCCGCGTCCGCCTGCTGCACCAGCGCGACGGACTTGGGGTTGATCTGGTCGTCCGGGCGTTGCCCCTGCCCCGCGCTCGACGCGATCGCGAGGGTCAGCGAGAGCGCGACGGCAACCGGCGAAAAGCGCATGATAAATTCTCCGAGACGTTCGTGTGACACGCCTAGCACGGCCTCGTGAACCTCGCGACGAAAAAGCCGTCGGTCCGGTCGTGCGCCGGGGTGAGCAGCCGGCCGGGGCCGTGCGGGCGGCCGGCGGCGAACGGATCCTCCGCCGACCAGCCCGGCGCCCTCGCGAGAAAGGCCTCGGCCTGCGCCTGTCCTTCCGCCGCCAGCAGCGAGCAGACGGCGTACACCAGCGCGCCGCCCGGCGCCACCAGGGCGGCGGCCACGTCCATCAGCCGCGCCTGCGTATTGACCAGGCGGGCGATCCGCTGCGGCGTCAGTCGCCAGCGCGCTTCGGGATTGCGCCGCCAGGTGCCCGTGCCGGAGCAGGGCGCGTCGACCAGCACCACCGCCGCGCCGCCGGCCAGATCGTCGAGCGCCGCCGCCTCCCGCCCCGGATCGAGCAGCCGCGTCCCGACGATCGTGGCGCCGGCACGCACGGCGCGCGGCGCCAGGCGCGAGAGGCGGGCGCGGTCGGTATCGCAGGCGATCAGCCGGCCGCGATCGGCCATGGCGGCGGCGAGGGCCAGGGTCTTGCCGCCGGCGCCGGCGCACAGATCGATCACGGTCGTTCCCGGCGCGGCGCGGCACGCCTCGGCGATCAGCTGGCTGCCCTCGTCCTGTATCTCGATCCACCCGTCCGCCCAGATCGGCAGCGCCTCCACCGCCAAGCCCTCGGGCAACCGCACGGCATCGGCGGCGTGGGCGCCGGCCACCGCCTCCGGCAGCGCGGCCAGCACCCGCGCGCGATCCGTCTTCAGCCGGTTGACCCTAAGGTCGAGCGGCGCGCGCGCCAGCAGGTGGGGCAGCTCGTCCGCCGCCAGCGTCTCGCCGAGCGCCTCCACGAGCCACGCGGGCGCCGTGCCCGCGGATGCCGGCACCTCGTCGGCCTCGATCGGCGCCGGGCCGTGCGGCGATCCGTCGAACGCTGCGGCGACCAGCGTATCGTCGGCGGCCAGCCCCAGCAGCGCCGCCCGACCGCTCGCCGGCCGCTCGCCCGCGCGGCGAATGGCGGCGTAGACGAGCTCGCGCACCGCGCGACGGTCCTTCGATCCGGCGTAGCGGCGCGTCTTGAAGAAGCGCGCGATCAGCGTGTCCGCCGCCGCCCCGCCGCCCGCGGCCGCCGCGACGATGGCGTCCAGCAGCTCGATCGCCGCCTGCGCGCGCGCGGCCGGCGTCACGCGCCGTCGCCGATCGCGCGCGCCACGGCGCCCACCTCAGCGTGTCGGATAGTTCGGTGCCTCGCGCGTGATCGACACGTCGTGCACGTGGCTCTCGCGCAGGCCGGCGTTGGTGATCCGCACGAACTGCGCGCGCTGCTGCAGTTCCGCGATGGTGCGCGCGCCGGTATAGCCCATCGCCGCCTTCACCCCGCCGACGAGCTGGTGGATGACATCCTTGGCGGCGCCCTTGTACGGCACCTGCCCCTCGATGCCTTCCGGCACCAGCTTCATCTGGTCCTTGATGTCCTGCTGGAAGTAGCGGTCGGCCGAGCCGCGCGCCATCGCGCCGACGGAGCCCATGCCGCGATAGCTCTTGTAGGTGCGGCCCTGGTAGAGGAAGGTCTCGCCCGGCGCCTCGGCCGTGCCGGCCAGCAGCGATCCCACCATCACCGTCGATGCGCCGGCCGCCAGCGCCTTGGCGAGATCGCCGGAGGTGCGCAGGCCGCCGTCCGCGATCACCGGCACGCCCGATTTCGCCGCCTCCGCCGCCGCATCCATGATCGCCGTCAGCTGCGGCACGCCGACGCCCGCCACCACGCGCGTGGTGCAGATCGATCCCGGCCCGATGCCGATCTTCACCCCGTCCGCGCCCGCATCGATCAGCGATCGCGTCGCCTCGGCGGTGGCGACGTTGCCGGCGATCACCTGCACCTCGTTGGACAGGCGCTTCACCCGCTCCACCGCGCGCGCCACGTCGCGATTATGGCCGTGGGCGGTATCGATCACGATGAGGTCGCACTCGGCGTCGACCAGCGCCTCGGTCCGCTCGAAACCCTTGTCGCCCACGGTGGTGGCGGCAGCGACGCGGAGGCGGCCGGACGCATCCTTGGTCGCATCCGGGTAGGTGACGGCCTTCTCGATGTCCTTCACCGTGATCAGGCCGATGCAGCGATAGGCGTCGTCCACCACCAGCAGCTTCTCGATGCGGCGCTGGTGCAGCAGCCGCCGCGCCTCCTCCGTCGTCACGCCGGGGCGCACGGTGACGAGGTTCTGGTGGGTCATCAGCTCGGCCACGGGCTGCATCGCCCGTTCGGCGAAGCGGGTGTCGCGATTGGTGAGGATGCCCACGAGGCGGCCGTCATCCTCCACCACGGGGATGCCGGAGATGCGGTGCCGCGCCATCAGCGCCTGCGCGTCGGCCAGCGTCTGGCGAGGACCGATGGTGATCGGGTTCACCACCATGCCGCTCTCGAACCGCTTCACCGCGCGCACGGCGTCCGCCTGCTCCTCCACCGTCAGGTTGCGGTGGAGCACGCCCAGGCCGCCCATCTGCGCCATCACGATCGCCATGTCCGCCTCGGTCACGGTATCCATCGCCGAGGAGAGGATCGGGATGTTGAGCGCGATCGCCCGCGTCACCCGCGTCCGCGTGTCGGCCTGGCTGGGCAGGACATCCGATTCGGCCGGGCGCAGCAGAACGTCGTCGAAGGTGAGGCCGAGGCTGATATCCATGGCGCGTGGCTGACCCGATCATCTGTGTGTGCGGAGTCGCGCTTCTATAGGTGCCGGTGCCGGGGATTGGTAGGGGCGGCTTGGCCGGCGCAGCCACCGGCTGGTCCCAAGTCGCCGGTGCCTCGCCGCCGCTTGTATCGAGCGCAGTCGAGATGCGCGTCCGTTTCCGCGACTTCGCTCGGGACGAAAGTTCGGCCGCCCTATCGCTCGCCCTTGGCGATCAGCCGGCGGGCCGCGTCGACGTGCATCGTCTCGATCATCCGATCGCGGAAACGTTCGGCGCCGCCGGTGGCGGCGGCCACCAGCGCGCGGGCATCCTCCAGTTCCTCCTCGGTGGGGCCGAAGGCGGCGTTGGCGATCGCGATCTGGTTGGGGTGGATCAGGGTCTTGCCGTCAAAGCCGGTCAGCCGCCCAGCCCGCGCGTCCGCCTCCAGCCCGGCCGCGTCGTCCAGCGCGTTCCACACGCCATCCAGCGCCGCCACGCCGGCCGCGCGCGCCGCCAAAACGATCGATTGCAGCGCCAGCGTCAGCGCCGCCCGCCCCGCCCCCGGCGGCAGCCGCAGGGTGGCGGCAAGATCGTTGGAGCCGGCGATCAGCCCGGCAACGCCGTGCGCGGCGGCGATCTCGCGCGCGGCGAATACGCCGGCCGGGGTCTCGATCATCGCGAACAGGGGCCGGGCGCAGGCATCGGCCACGCGCGTCGCCACCGCGGCGCTCTCCACCTTGGGCAGCACCACGCAGGCCGCGTGCGATCGGCGCGCCGCCGCCACGTCGTCGGCATGCCAGATCGTCTCCGGCCCGTTCAGGCGGATCGCCACGATGCGGTCGCCGAAGCCCGCCGCCACCTCCGCCGCCGCCCGCGCCGTGTCCTTGGCGTCCGGC encodes:
- a CDS encoding tetratricopeptide repeat protein, translated to MRFSPVAVALSLTLAIASSAGQGQRPDDQINPKSVALVQQADAARRAGNLVGANDLLETALAVDPRNRAAFIALAGVARQQELPGKAIRLYREALALEPNDTAALAGQGEAMVQKGAVERARANLARIKTLCKVDCAPATELSAAIVKGPPPAVVTAQATTVVPPKGKEATTTRP
- a CDS encoding TPM domain-containing protein; translated protein: MRLTPADHAKVTAAVTAAELTTDGEIVTIVANRSDSYHDVALHWALLAMFLMLAVIATVPDFFLGLLDRADGWSHDYSKGALLGLLLMLLAAMFLLWRVVLSWTPLRMALTPRATKARRVRRRAIAFFAVGTERRTEERIGVLLYLSLAEHQAEIVADRAIHALVTPETWGEAMAALIEAVRDGRAGDGMAAAVERIGAVLAQHFPKTPTDRNELPDRLIEL
- a CDS encoding 2Fe-2S iron-sulfur cluster-binding protein, which gives rise to MPKLIVVTREGEESTIEGETGLSVMEVIRDAGIDELLALCGGCCSCATCHVHVDQAWADKLPAMSEDENDLLDSSDHRTEESRLSCQLPFGDALDGLRVTIAPED
- a CDS encoding RsmB/NOP family class I SAM-dependent RNA methyltransferase, whose amino-acid sequence is MTPAARAQAAIELLDAIVAAAAGGGAAADTLIARFFKTRRYAGSKDRRAVRELVYAAIRRAGERPASGRAALLGLAADDTLVAAAFDGSPHGPAPIEADEVPASAGTAPAWLVEALGETLAADELPHLLARAPLDLRVNRLKTDRARVLAALPEAVAGAHAADAVRLPEGLAVEALPIWADGWIEIQDEGSQLIAEACRAAPGTTVIDLCAGAGGKTLALAAAMADRGRLIACDTDRARLSRLAPRAVRAGATIVGTRLLDPGREAAALDDLAGGAAVVLVDAPCSGTGTWRRNPEARWRLTPQRIARLVNTQARLMDVAAALVAPGGALVYAVCSLLAAEGQAQAEAFLARAPGWSAEDPFAAGRPHGPGRLLTPAHDRTDGFFVARFTRPC
- a CDS encoding TPM domain-containing protein, which translates into the protein MPRVIARALALLALLLAAPAWAQTFPAFTGFVVDAANVLPPADEAALTAKLNALQNRTGRQLVVATVPSLQDYPIEDYGNRLIRSWGVGLKDVNNGAILIVAPNERKVRVEVGYGLTPVLTDVFSGIIIRQRILPAFKAGDLPGGIMAGTDALIEQLSLPDTEAKARLDAAVAQFDREKQGGGGFPLGLAFWGIVAAFVILAMLRRGGGGGDGGGGQRFRGGRGLGGAPIILWGPGFGGGGGGGWGGSSGGGGGGGWMGGGFDGGGGSGGGGGASGSW
- the guaB gene encoding IMP dehydrogenase, with amino-acid sequence MDISLGLTFDDVLLRPAESDVLPSQADTRTRVTRAIALNIPILSSAMDTVTEADMAIVMAQMGGLGVLHRNLTVEEQADAVRAVKRFESGMVVNPITIGPRQTLADAQALMARHRISGIPVVEDDGRLVGILTNRDTRFAERAMQPVAELMTHQNLVTVRPGVTTEEARRLLHQRRIEKLLVVDDAYRCIGLITVKDIEKAVTYPDATKDASGRLRVAAATTVGDKGFERTEALVDAECDLIVIDTAHGHNRDVARAVERVKRLSNEVQVIAGNVATAEATRSLIDAGADGVKIGIGPGSICTTRVVAGVGVPQLTAIMDAAAEAAKSGVPVIADGGLRTSGDLAKALAAGASTVMVGSLLAGTAEAPGETFLYQGRTYKSYRGMGSVGAMARGSADRYFQQDIKDQMKLVPEGIEGQVPYKGAAKDVIHQLVGGVKAAMGYTGARTIAELQQRAQFVRITNAGLRESHVHDVSITREAPNYPTR
- a CDS encoding ETC complex I subunit, with amino-acid sequence MPAARLYQVAKNSMQSGRARAGQWELEFEPAEAKRADPLTGWAGSGDTRGQVRLRFPSLEAGQAYAAQQGLDVRVVPAAAKAFRVRTYAENFR
- a CDS encoding DNA-3-methyladenine glycosylase family protein encodes the protein MGLTSARLAESLAELARREPAFARGLARVGHPAPRIRPRGYATLLRTILGQQVSVASADAVWRRLEAAIGDAGDPAALAAVPDEVLRAAGFSRQKSGYARSLAEAVTGGTLRLEALPEDDAEAIAALVRIKGIGRWSAEIYLLFAEGRADIWPAGDLAVQIEVGRLLGLPDRPDEAATRRLAEAWRPHRGAAAIFAWHHYGAAPDRPAKALPL
- a CDS encoding NUDIX hydrolase is translated as MSDHDHDAPEETMWQGRFIAARRKGRWEYVGRTRGIEAAVIVAVDNDHILLVEQYRVPLGRRCLELPAGLVGDEDAGEALESAAARELEEETGYRPAAVRAAGKFASSPGMVSESFTLVVASGLTKVGDGGGVAGEDILVHRVPLAEIAGFIEAKRAEGLAMDVKLLLLLGSSLLG
- a CDS encoding sensor domain-containing diguanylate cyclase — translated: MNPERDKELIRPDRSASDRLVGLGGEFRSQQQEQAFRWDRLGETMVHGRWLLIASAVLNTLFFASDWRFYGMSQFWIAIPARTLVVAASLLCWLAVRRCRTPDAMNRVMAAWMVLTTVGVTALVSSHSELALFVVLLLPMIFYLGVPLPFRWTAAASACASAALMTGYEAPAGTHGAGLGLALALLTLNCCLALVLAQSNRFRRLEWHATRTARAIADELAVSRETMEKMFAAAPVPMVVTAREDGRILHANDACAIMFGIAPEMIGTHSFHEHYVDPGERERLIARLEKDGRVIDFEMQARCAAGVQRTVLVKAATIDLPAGRATIAGIIDISDRKAVELSLEWLASTDPLTKLPNRLSFFSTARAEMMRAIRLHRPLALLMIDLDHFKVINDTFGHHGGDMALKAFGALCLERLRGTDIIGRLGGEEFGILLPDTDVTEALAIAEKLCADLRALRLPTPNEALQLSASIGLTLVRRDDRDLDMALARADRALYAAKRAGRARVFCEPADIEAVPLRAAN
- a CDS encoding HpcH/HpaI aldolase/citrate lyase family protein; this translates as MNPSFADIRSALYLPAANARAMEKARGLACDMVILDLEDAVKPDAKDTARAAAEVAAGFGDRIVAIRLNGPETIWHADDVAAARRSHAACVVLPKVESAAVATRVADACARPLFAMIETPAGVFAAREIAAAHGVAGLIAGSNDLAATLRLPPGAGRAALTLALQSIVLAARAAGVAALDGVWNALDDAAGLEADARAGRLTGFDGKTLIHPNQIAIANAAFGPTEEELEDARALVAAATGGAERFRDRMIETMHVDAARRLIAKGER